The genomic region ACCGCCGCATGGCGACCTCCGCCTTCCGGGTGGGCCGGTGGTGCGAATGTGGGTGCTTGTATCTTGCGGTCCAATCATGCCCGCACGGCGGCGGCCACTCAGGCACAGGCGTTCGGGGCGCGCCCGGAGGCTCGGCCAGCCGCAGCAGAACGCTAAGCTAAGAGGAGCAACCGCTGGGGGCCCACCGACGCCCCAACACGACGGTGAACGAGGGTGCGAAGCGCTATCCGCTCTTGGATGCGGCGGCCGGTCACCCGAGATTGGCCTGGCCTTGAGGCGCCACCCCGGCAGGATCCCGGAGGTCCGCCGTCGGCGGCGGCGGTTGCGTGGCTCCTCACCCGAATGACTCACGGCCATCACTGCCTCGTGGGGCCCCAAGCGTCAGTTCTTGCCTGTCTCATCCTTCTGGTCTTTCGCTGTGTGGGAGCCGGAGCCAACCTGCTCCTTCACGGTCTGGTCCACGGTCCCGACCTGTTCCATCGTGGCCTGTCCCACGTCCCGGTCGATCACGTCGCCCGCTGGCGTGCGATTGAGCATCCGGCTCCAGGACCGTCGGATCTGCTCGTAGCGCTCTCTGCCAGCTCGCGCCCCCAGCACATAGGCAGCCCCGGCCACGACGAGGGTGCGGATCCAGCCCCCACGCTTGCGCTTTCGAGGTGTCGTCTCCATGCGATCGAGTAGCGCCAGCATCCGGTCCCGGTTGGCGCCGTCCTCCTCCAGCTGCTGGCGAAGAAGCGTGTTCTCGCCCTTGAGCTCCTCGTTGCTCTGCTCAAGCTTCTCGGACCGGGCCTGGTTCGCCTTGGCCTTCAGCCCGCTGGCCACGCTGCCGATCTTCTCCGCCACGTTCATCCGAAGCCTCCTCCTTGCGATCCCACGGAAGTCCTACCCGGCAATGCGGCATCCACTCTCTGAGGTGGATCGCGGTCAGCTGCATGAGCCGAGACACTCGGCGTCCGAGGTCGACTGATTGGGTGGCGAGCTCCATCCTCCACCGCTCGACCGTCGGGACTGACCTCTTCCCGGCAGTTCCGCCAACGATCGTGCAGTTTCAGCGTTCTCGTTCTGTCGCAGTTCGCAGCGGCCCTCCGCGGAATCAGGCGTCGTCCGTCTCTGACCGCATCCTCTCACTCGAACACTCGGCTGGACGGGCGCCTCTCGGGTGCCCCGTCCAGCCGCCTCCAGCAAGTCGCTACTTCTTGTCGCCCTTGACGACGTCCTTCACCTTGTCGATGCTCTTGTCGACCTTCTCCTTCACCTTTCCACTGGCCCGGTCGATCTTGCCCTCACGCTTGAGGTCCTTGTCGCCGGTCAGGTCGCCGGCCGCCTCCTTGATGCGACCCTTGGTCTCATCCGCTTTCGCTCCCATGGTCAACTCCCCTCGGTTCTCCGGTGTTCACGGAATCCAGACAGCCCCCGCGCGGTCACACCCGGCGCACCAGAAAGATGATGAGCAGGATCACCAGGATGAGAACGATGATCCCGGGGATCACGAATGCGGCTGCCAGCATGTCTCCTCCTCTTTCATGCGGGAGTGCTCCCTTCATACTGTGAAGGCCGGTCGAAAACGACAGC from Actinomycetota bacterium harbors:
- a CDS encoding CsbD family protein, coding for MGAKADETKGRIKEAAGDLTGDKDLKREGKIDRASGKVKEKVDKSIDKVKDVVKGDKK